In Methanothrix sp., the following proteins share a genomic window:
- a CDS encoding glycosyltransferase family 4 protein, with translation MKVLLLSRYSYLGASSRVRCYQYIPYLRNQGFDVTVAPLLDDNYIKDLYAGKRKRISLVISSYIQRIRSLLDARSYDLLWIEKELFPWLPAWAEGMLTRLKIPYIVEYDDAVFHRYDLNSNRAVRHLLGHKIDAVMRQAAVVIAGNEYIAKRARISGARRVEILPTVIDLEQYSPGPINRNKIFTIGWIGTPVTARYLHVAGSALTDVCQNNLARVLLVGSGHIALDGVPVEVRPWSKETEVEAIHSFDVGIMPLLDSPWERGKCGYKLIQYMACGRPVVASPVGVNNQIVEDGVNGFLASTKEEWVRALNALIDDHDLRVRMGIAGRKKVETHYCLQVTAPRLAEILHSVCE, from the coding sequence ATGAAGGTGCTCCTGCTGAGTCGCTATAGCTACCTAGGCGCCAGCAGTCGTGTTCGATGCTACCAATACATTCCGTATCTCAGGAATCAGGGTTTTGATGTCACAGTCGCTCCGCTACTTGATGATAATTACATCAAAGACCTTTATGCTGGCAAAAGAAAGCGCATCAGCTTGGTTATATCTTCATACATTCAGCGGATTCGTTCTCTTCTCGATGCTCGAAGCTATGACCTGCTATGGATCGAAAAGGAGCTATTTCCCTGGCTGCCAGCCTGGGCAGAAGGCATGCTCACTCGACTGAAAATTCCCTATATAGTTGAATATGATGATGCAGTCTTTCACAGATATGATCTTAACTCAAATCGAGCAGTTCGCCACCTGCTTGGTCATAAAATAGATGCGGTTATGCGACAAGCCGCCGTGGTAATAGCTGGTAATGAGTACATCGCAAAGCGAGCAAGAATTTCTGGAGCAAGGAGGGTAGAGATCCTACCAACTGTGATCGATTTAGAGCAATATTCTCCAGGGCCCATTAACAGGAACAAGATTTTTACGATCGGATGGATCGGCACCCCTGTGACTGCTAGATATCTTCATGTTGCTGGTTCTGCACTTACTGATGTGTGTCAGAATAACCTAGCGCGTGTGCTTTTGGTGGGATCTGGTCATATCGCTCTTGATGGTGTGCCTGTAGAGGTCCGTCCATGGTCGAAAGAAACTGAGGTTGAGGCTATTCACAGCTTTGACGTAGGGATCATGCCTCTGCTGGATTCCCCATGGGAGCGTGGCAAGTGTGGATACAAGCTGATTCAGTACATGGCATGCGGCAGGCCTGTGGTAGCATCTCCTGTTGGTGTAAATAATCAAATTGTCGAAGATGGAGTTAATGGTTTCCTTGCATCTACCAAAGAGGAGTGGGTGCGTGCATTGAACGCCCTGATAGATGATCACGACTTAAGAGTGCGCATGGGTATCGCCGGTCGCAAAAAAGTTGAGACACATTACTGTTTACAGGTTACGGCTCCCCGCCTGGCTGAGATACTACACTCTGTCTGCGAGTAG